The following DNA comes from Grus americana isolate bGruAme1 chromosome 22, bGruAme1.mat, whole genome shotgun sequence.
CGTGTGCTCCCAGCACTGTTAGTACGTGTAGCCTTTGCTGTAAAGCTGTGGAGGGAGGTTCCCAAGGTCCGGCAGATAAGTGGCATTCTCATCCAGGTGAGAAAGAGGGACTGTGTCCTCCTCACTGATCTGCCGGTCAAACTCTGCCTTCAGCGTTGGCCGCTGGTTATCGGGGAAGGCCAGGGAGAACAAGGCTTCGGGCTCACACACAAACTTGTACACGTAGCGTTCTCCGGCCACCTGCGGGGAAGATGAGAGATGAATGCTGCAGGCACACAGGCAGAGCTCCTCAGCAGTGGAGAAAGCTTGCAAAAACATCTGGCTGCTCTAGCCCATTGCCCTGAGACACGGTGGAGTTGTAAACTTCTGGTGTCGtcctcctgcttctctgctACTCTGGTTTCCCCTGGAACAGCTCCTGGGAAACGGGATGCTGCCAGCTGACCCTTTGGCCGGGCAGCAAAAGCACCAACAGTCCCTGACCAGTTGTACTGTGATGTAATTATGCTCGCAGTTATCCTCTCCAGTGCCCTGGATCTAGAAGATCTGGAAGACTCCATCCCCACCACACAGGACCAACGCCCGGCAGCCCTCCTCTCACCAACAGCAAGCCTAGACTGATTATATGTCCTTGCAGCTGCATAAATTCCAACTCGCCTGACTGCAGACGTATAGAGAAAAAGCGTGAAATCTTGACTCCCCTTTGCTTTATTTCCCAGACGTTGCCTACATTCGGCTCCTTTGCACCTTCTCATTTAAATGCTGCAAAGAGAACCTACGGGGAAAGCAAGCTCAGGATGCCCGGCTAGCTCAAGTGCATTCCGTACCTGTAAGACTTCCTATCTCAAACAAGAGAAGCATCATTAAAGGCGTTAAAAACTCCATCTGCTTTGCAAACTGACCTTCTGCATGATGCCTTTCTCATAATAGTAGCGAAGGGATCGGCTCAGCTTGTCATAGTTCATGGCTGGACGGTTCTTTTGGATACCCCACAGCCTGGCTACCTGGAGAATAAAGCATCGCAGTGCGTGAATGCCTGTGAACCCAAGGGCAAAAGAGCATTATCCAGCCGATTCTCTTTTGAGGAACAGTACCACaatacatgcaaatattttttaaataatggacTCAAATGATAATTATTTAGCAGCTTTTCCACAGGAAGAGCAGAACTCCAACTGAAGCGTACTACATCAGAGAGAGGCATTGTCCTTCCTGCTACAGAGCTCATTTGCTGGCACCACTTCTCCTCACTTTCCAGTACTCTGAAAGCTTGAGGATGCTGAAGGATGGCTTCATCCTATGCTACACTTCATCTTCAAGGATCAGAGGTTTACCAGGAGCCCAAGTACAAGGGAACACCTCCCTTGGAAGACCCATGtgcctttcttcctcctacTACAAGATTTTCACCTTTGTCCATGAGACTCAGAAATCTGTTGTAAGCATACGTCAGCCCACCAAAACGACTCATCTGCGCTGAAAGTGCCCGTAAAGGTTGATATGTAGCGAGAACAGTGCTAAATGCAGCTCTAATTGGAGCAAGATGTGAACAGATACTACAGACACATCTCCCAGATATTGTCAGCTATCATTGGGTTTTCTGGAACATGGCAGCATTAGAAATTACACCTTAGTTAATAATGTTttgatataaaaatgtatttagacTAGGACATAGTTTCTTCCAGATTTTTATGAAAACTGTGATCAGGGTTCAAAACTCCAAACCTCAATGTCAGCCTCAAGTGCGGAGCGTGGTAAGACAGCACAAGTCACTGCAGACTTGAGACTGAAGTGTCTAGGGAAGTGGAGGCAGCGAGTAATTCAACTCACTGCATTGCTGAGACTCTAAACTTACAAGCAGCCTTTCTTAAATCTGATATTTGTGTCACCCAAGTGTTTCGACCTCTTCTAAAAACCTCAGCTTGCTGCAGGGTCTAGTGAGTACCACTGGTAGGCAGGAGCCTTGACAAGGGACAGCCCCTTGGGGATTTGCAGCCTCAGAAACAGTGGCTGCTCCCCCCGAGCCTGTAGAGAAGCTAAAAGGTTTCACCTCTTCTGGCTCAATGAGTTTGAACTCCATCCCTCTACCGGTCCAGGCAATGAAGTGGGAATTAGTTGGATCATCCAATAAAGCCACAAGAAATTGCCAGAGCTGGAGAGATCCCCGTCTCTGGTACGGAGGTCCTTCCCGGTATCCTCCAGCTTCCTGCTTGATGTCTCCTGCTGAGAAGAACGAACAAGGTGTTTCTAAGGGTAACAGTGCAAAAACAATtgcaaaaaacaaccaaccaaccaacccaccaacccacccaccccccccaccccccccatttCACAAATGTTTACCTGGAATATTTCCATTCACAGAAATCAGAGTGGCCAATTCACCAGCAGCTCTTCCAGGAGGAGCTCTGATGAACCTCACAATTAAGCTACTTATGCTAGAAGGCCTGTTTGCTGCTAAAAAAGCTCTAGAGATGGGATACCAAAAAGCCAGGTATGAACCACAGCTATGAGACCTGCAAGAACATAGTGTAACGAACTACGTAGACAGTGGTCAAGTGGCTAGCAAAGATACTGGATAACCCTATCTTACACCCAAACTGGAAGCCATTCTTTCTCTGACCTTCAAATTTTTCTGGAACAACACAGACATCGTCAGTAAAGGATCTCATCTGCTTGTCATAGCTGCAGCCTGAAAGAGAGAGCAACATATGCTGTCACGGACAAAGACAGGGTCGTACTAGAGAACAATACAACGGAGGGGAAAGACGAGAGTCGCTGAGCTTCTTACCTGATGTATCTTCTGTATTTGAATGGCTCGGATAGCTCTCAGCATTTATGTACATGGAAGGACATCCGGGAACATCTACAGAACAATTAACAAagtcatttaattaaaaagcagggGAGGCAGAATGATCTCACTCTCCAGAGGTGGGCAGGTAAGTGCAGCTGTCTAACCAGTGTCCTCTTGGGGCCCTCCCAAAGGGCTAGTGGCAGACTGATAACTTCTTATGTCCCAGCCACCCCCCACACAACTTCGTCTTCGTCATGCTTCCGATCATGAATTACACGAGTAAATTTTTGCGGGACTATCGCACGACTTCCTTCAGAGTAGCCAGGACAGCCAGTCAGTCACCTATCCACCAGTCTTCACTCAGAACCTTGGACAATGGGGTAAATTCGTATGACACCCCTCCCTCATCTTAGGTTGAGATAACTACGCACCCTGCTCCTGTTTTCACGGGAGAGAAGGCATTACGTTTTTCCAGGGTTACTGTGATGATGTTAATGGAGAGCAGCAGCGTCTGAATATTTGCTACAGATGGTGTCTCACCAATCATTTCAGATGTCTTATGTCTGCCTGGCTTTTTCACGTCAGGATAGGGCATTCTCACAAACAGCTGAGAAAACGTAAATAGCCTGAGTTGGGAAACAAGCAGAAAGTCTTTTCACGATCTCTGTGCAGCATATATCGTTGCCTGGGCACTGCAATTTATATCTTCCGTATTTTGGGTTTTCCGAATCCTGCATTTTCTGAATCAAACCTATTTTCCATCCACAGCTGCAATGGAAGCTGTAACTGGGAGCTTTGGAAAGATTCACCTTAGGTTTCCCTCATACTCGTGCGTATAGCCATTGCTTTCAGCGGATGTTTCGCTGATGCTAAGGGCAGAAGGGTACTCTGAGCTGACAGACTGTGTGTTATTACAATCATAAActactctcaaaaaaaaaaaaagcattcttctGGGTTTgcacattttcttcccctgtctGGACAGAAGGGCCCACTGAAAGCGTAACGTCAGCATAGCCACAGTGGTGGATTCTATACCCTCATAGGAgctttttatttatgcatttatttctgctaAAGGAAACAATTGAAAATGTCCATTAAAATACCAGGAAACCAGAAATAACATTCCCGCTAGAAGAGAGTGTTGTGATGTCAGGGTAGCAAGTCTTTGGACAggtctgctgaaaaaaataagatttatcCCTTGTGGAAAGATAAGAGGATTACCTGATTGATCTGGTATCTAGAGAGCTATTTTTGGAAtgatagacttttttttttctcttgtgagCCTCTGAAATCTCTGCTATCTGCTCTGGGTCCCCTGTTTCTATGGGAAGTAGCTGGTGGAGGTTGACACTACAAGAGGAGCACACTTGGACTTACCCGAGCCTACCCAGACCCTGCTCCTTGGAATTGGCCAGTTTATCGTTAGCCACCCAAGTCTCTTTAGACTGTTTTAGTTTTAGACTTTTTAGATCTATTTGTCAGAACAAAGCTGCTTTATCTTGCACGCTAAGCTCCAAAATGGGGCAGCAGCTCTCTCGGCGACCTGCTGCAGCGAATTTCCGAGTGTCAGCGGCGGGTGAGACCTCAGCAGGGAAAGCTGACACCcaccagctgggctgggagagctgcaTCTTTGCCTCCATTTTGTGAATTAAATTcttctgcctccagccagggaaAAGGCACGGGGCCAGACAGCATCATGAGCTGCAGCTCCACGTTGTGCGGTGCAATCCCTGCAGCTTTCCTCTGCCGGCGCTTGCAGgtcccctcctgctgcagggatCTGAGACAGTTTTTCTGTACAAGCTCCAAGATATTTgattccttcctttctgctgccaTTTAAACGTTTTTCAGTATAATTTCTTCAAAGCTGACCTCACTCCTCTCCCTTTCCACAACCCAGCAGCTCATATATCCCCCTGAAGACAAAAACTCCCCGTGAAATGGGGAACATCCTTCTCTCCATTTCTGATTGTCTGAGTGGGCTAATTATGAATTTTGAGAGTCTCTCCAGGGCTACTTATTCcctcaggaaaaaatgcatgcCTTTAATCTAGTTCGAATGGGTTTGACCTCACCTTCTCACTCCTGTATCTTGTCGGAGCTTTCCACTATCTACCTGAAAGTCCTTCTCAGAACATGGTATGGAGAGTAAAGTCCCAGCCTTCTCTTGGATGCAGTAAACACAACTGTTTTCCTTCTACATAGCCAGTTTCCCAGACCACACGTGCTCCTGAAGGTGAGGTAGTACTGTTTCAAAGCCCAAACCCTGCTGCTTATGGATGTTTACCCAGGAGGTTGCTCACCCCCACTGATGCCTGCTTGATGCGGTCAGAAAGAGCTAGTTCTGCCTACCTGAGTCGTACACGCAGTCAGAAAGAGCTAGTTCTGCCTACCTGAGTCGTACACGCGGTCAGAAAGAGCTAGTTCTGCCTACCTGAGTCGTACACGCGGTCAGAAAGAGCTAGTTCTGCCTACCTGAGTCGTACACGCGGTCAGAAAGAGCTAGTTCTGCCTACCTGAGTCGTACATGCAGTCAGAAAGAGCTAGTTCTGCCTACCTGAGTCGTACACGCGGTCAGAAAGAGCTAGTTCTGCCTACCTGAGTCGTACACGCGGTCAGAAAGAGCTAGTTCTGCCTACCTGAGTCGTACACGCGGTCAGAAAGAGCTAGTTCTGCCTACCTGAGTCG
Coding sequences within:
- the ETV4 gene encoding ETS translocation variant 4 isoform X10 codes for the protein MLQYLFDCPSAYDQPRQVGIKSPNPGTPIQSPLQQFPRQDRSFLTPAGPPHPTSSCGYLDENSSAYQPPVEMCRSFPSSQGMAQEDPVAYQRQMSEPCLQYPHQGFKQEYHDPRYEQASRAGSSHRYPAAVVIKQEQVDYVYDSDVPGCPSMYINAESYPSHSNTEDTSGCSYDKQMRSFTDDVCVVPEKFEGDIKQEAGGYREGPPYQRRGSLQLWQFLVALLDDPTNSHFIAWTGRGMEFKLIEPEEVARLWGIQKNRPAMNYDKLSRSLRYYYEKGIMQKVAGERYVYKFVCEPEALFSLAFPDNQRPTLKAEFDRQISEEDTVPLSHLDENATYLPDLGNLPPQLYSKGYTY
- the ETV4 gene encoding ETS translocation variant 4 isoform X7, translating into MGMGMAMGMASGQGPGPPPAPPPPPPRSARHLRRWSIPLSLPSAPLRKALTSHADLFQDLSRFQETWLTEAQVPDSDEQFVPDFHSENLAFHSPPAKIKKEPQSPSSDPTLSCNHKQPFQHRNGEQCLYASSAYQPPVEMCRSFPSSQGMAQEDPVAYQRQMSEPCLQYPHQGFKQEYHDPRYEQASRAGSSHRYPAAVVIKQEQVDYVYDSDVPGCPSMYINAESYPSHSNTEDTSGCSYDKQMRSFTDDVCVVPEKFEAGDIKQEAGGYREGPPYQRRGSLQLWQFLVALLDDPTNSHFIAWTGRGMEFKLIEPEEVARLWGIQKNRPAMNYDKLSRSLRYYYEKGIMQKVAGERYVYKFVCEPEALFSLAFPDNQRPTLKAEFDRQISEEDTVPLSHLDENATYLPDLGNLPPQLYSKGYTY
- the ETV4 gene encoding ETS translocation variant 4 isoform X9, whose product is MLRAIRAIQIQKIHQHMLLSLSGCSYDKQMRSFTDDVCVVPEKFEGDIKQEAGGYREGPPYQRRGSLQLWQFLVALLDDPTNSHFIAWTGRGMEFKLIEPEEVARLWGIQKNRPAMNYDKLSRSLRYYYEKGIMQKVAGERYVYKFVCEPEALFSLAFPDNQRPTLKAEFDRQISEEDTVPLSHLDENATYLPDLGNLPPQLYSKGYTY
- the ETV4 gene encoding ETS translocation variant 4 isoform X8, producing MGMGMAMGMASGQGPGPPPAPPPPPPRSARHLRRWSIPLSLPSAPLRKALTSHADLFQDLSRFQETWLTEAQVPDSDEQFVPDFHSENLAFHSPPAKIKKEPQSPSSDPTLSCNHKQPFQHRNGEQCLYASSAYQPPVEMCRSFPSSQGMAQEDPVAYQRQMSEPCLQYPHQGFKQEYHDPRYEQASRAGSSHRYPAAVVIKQEQVDYVYDSDVPGCPSMYINAESYPSHSNTEDTSGCSYDKQMRSFTDDVCVVPEKFEGDIKQEAGGYREGPPYQRRGSLQLWQFLVALLDDPTNSHFIAWTGRGMEFKLIEPEEVARLWGIQKNRPAMNYDKLSRSLRYYYEKGIMQKVAGERYVYKFVCEPEALFSLAFPDNQRPTLKAEFDRQISEEDTVPLSHLDENATYLPDLGNLPPQLYSKGYTY